Below is a window of Thermoanaerobaculum aquaticum DNA.
GGCCCCCGGGCTTGCGTGGATAAGAAGGTGGCAATGCCAAAGTCCGAAACCTTGATGGCGCCGTCACGCCCCAAAAGCACGTTTCCCGGCTTAAGGTCGCGGTGGATGAGGCGCTGGCCGTGGGCGCAGGCCAACGCTTGGGCGACCGCCAGACCGATGACGATGGTTTCTTCGGGGGAAAGCGCGCCCTTGGCCATGATGTAGCGGTCCAGACCCACCCCTTCCACCAGCTCCATGACGATGAACGCGGCCCGCCGCGTTTCCTGAAAGTCGTACACGGCCACGATGTGGGGGTGGGAAAGCCTGGCGGCCAGCACAGCCTCCCGCAGAAGGCTGGAGCGCAGTTCGGAGGGGCTTTCCCCCTCCTGGGCCATGTGCAGCATCTTGATGGCTACCGGCCGCAGCAACGTGCGATCGAAGGCGCGGAACACCAGGCCGTGCCCCCCCTCGCCCAGCACCGCGTCCAGCTGGTAGCGTCCCAGGAGGATGCCGCGTACCGATCCACCCGAGGCGAGGGTGCGTTCGATGTGGGCCAGGGCTTCCTCCAGCTGGTAGGGCTCGCCGGAAGCGCGCCTTTCGGCTTCGTGGCGGGCCAGGAGCTTGGAAAGGCGCAGCACCAGCTCTTCGGGCTCGAAGGGCTTGACGAGGTAATCGTCGGCGCCGGCAGAAAGCCCGCGGATGCGGTCCCTGCCCGACGAAAGCCCGGACACAAACAGGATGGGAATGTGCGCGGTTTGCGGGTGGGCGCGAAGCTGCCGGAGCAGGTCAAAACCCGAAGAGCCCGGCATCACCACGTCCAAGACCGCCGCATCGGGGGGGAGTTCCTCCACGAAGCGCAACGCGTCCTGGCCGCTGGTGGTGGCAATGACCTCGAACCCTGCGGTTTGCAGCAGCTCCTGAAGGGAGGCCAAAAGCTCGGGATCGTCATCCACCAAAAGCACCCGGCTCATGGTCCTTACCCTCAGGCCCGACGCGGCCCACTGATGCTTCCGGACATAGTTCGATTGTAGTCGAAGCTCGTAAGCTTAAGGGGATCCTCAGTGCCGGTTGAGCAGGGAGCGCTTGCGGCCGAAGGCGGTGTACACAACCAGCCCCAGTACCAGCCACCCCAAAAAACGCAGCCAGGTCACCCCCGGCAGGGAAACCATGAGGTAAAGGCAAAGGATCACACCTAAGGCCGGGATGACCGGGAAAAGCGGTACCCGGAAGGGGCGGGGGATCTCCGGCCGCGTCCACCGCAACACCAGGACGCCACCGGAAACGATGGCAAAGGCAAAGAGGGTGCCGATGGAGCAAAGCTCGGCCACCACCCCAATGGGGGTAAGCGCCGAGGCGGTGGCCACGATGAGGCCGGTGGTGAGCGTGGTGATGTGGGGGGTTTGGAAGCGCGGGTGAACCCGAGAAAAAGCCTCAGGCAACAGCCCATCCCGGGACATGGCGAAGAGAATCCGCGGCTGTCCCAAAAGCAACACCAAAAGCACCGAGGTAATGCCTGCCAAAGCGCCTACCGAAACCAACGCCGAAGCCCAGGGCATACCCAGGTGGTTGAGCACCAGGGCCACGGGATCCGCTACGTTGAGCTGGTGGTAGGGCACCACGCCGGTCATGATCGCCGCCACCGCCATGTACAGCAGGGTGGAGACACCCAGAGAGCCCAAAATGCCGATGGGCATATCCCGCTGGGGGTTTTTTGCTTCCTCGGCGGTGGTGGAAACCGCATCGAAGCCCACGTAGGCCAGAAAGACAATGGCAGCCGCCGTCACGATGCCGGAAAAGCCAAAGGGTGCAAAGGGCTTCCAGTTCTTGGGGTCCACATGCCCTGCCGCTAAAGCGATAAACACGAGGATCACCGCCAGCTTGACGATGACGATGGTCAAGTTAACCTGGGCACTTTCCTTAATGCCGCGAATCAAAAGCCAGGTGAGCAGCAGGACAATGGCCGCCGCGGGCAGGTTGAAAACGCCGGGGTTGGGCCCCCAAGGCGCTGCGGTCCAGGTTTGGGGGAGGGTCATGTTCCAGGGAGCCAGGAGGTTGTTGAGCAAGTTCACCAGGTAAGCCGACCAGCCAATGGCCACCAGCGAAGCGCCCACCATGTACTCCAGGATCAAGTCCCAGCCGATGATCCAAGCTGGGAGCTCACCCAGCGTGGCGTAGCCGTAGGTGTAGGCACTGCCGGAAACCGGAATCATGGCCGCCAGCTCGGCGTAGCACAACGCCGCACAGGCACACGCTGCCGCCGCAATGGCAAAGGAGAGGATGATCCCCGGTCCGGCGTGGGTTGCCGCTTCCACCCCGGGCAACACGAAGATGCCCACGCCAATGATGCAGCCAATACCAATGGCCACTAAATCCCATGGGCCCAGGGCACGCTTCAGCTGACCACTGGCGGCAGTGGGTTCCGCCAACACTTGCTCGAGGGGTTTGGTGCGGAAAAGCTCGGCAAGACGCATGGGCAATAGCTCCTGGGCAACGCTAGCATATTGTGCGCACGCTCACAAGGTGAGGCGATTGTACTTTGGTTCGCGAAAGCCTGGTGGGCGGGAAGAGCCTACCGGAAGAGCGCCAAAAAGCGCGGTGAAAATCCCTTGGCGGCCGGAGCCCCGCCCAGCTTTTGGCACTCCCGCACGTCCGTCAGGGCCTGCTGGTAAAGGGTCTGGTCCTTTTCCCCGCTTTCCACCCAAAGGGAAAAGTACGCGGCCCCCCGCAAGAGGTAGGCGATGCGGGTGGCTTCGGGGTCGCCCAGCTCGGGAATGGCAAGCAAATCCACGGTGCGCTGGTAATCGCCGGCCAAAAACGCCGCCACCGCCCGCTGCAGCTTTTCCGGTGCCGGGTGGGCCTCAGGGGAAGGAGGCGCGGAAAGCAAGCGCTCCAGGGAGCGGTTGGCCTGGGCCAGCATGTCCCGGACCAGGCGTACGGCGTCCGGGGAAGCGTCCGCAGACAGTTGCTCGTAGGCCTTCAGCGCCCGTCCCACCGCCCCCCGGGTTTCCAGCACCTCGGGGTCCGAAGGGGCTGGCCGGGCCAGCAGCTCTTTGGCTTTTTCTGCCAGGGTGCGGGTTTCGGCGCGCAGCGCTCGAGCTTCGGCTTCTTCCCGCCGGATTTGGTCCTGCTCGGCAAGGATGGCCTGCGCCTTTTCCCAGCGGCGGCGGAGCTCAGCTTCAAGCTTTTCAAAGGCAATGCGGGCGGCAATGGCGTGCTCCCGGGCGGCCGCTCGATCCCAGGGGGAGCGGGCCAGGGAAAGGGTGTCGTACGCCAGAGCCAGCTTGGCATCGGCTTGCTGACGAGCCTTGCGAAGAGCCGGCGCGGCGGCAAACAGCCTTTCCATTTGCGGGTCGGCCAAAAGCGATTCGAAACGCGATTTTGCCGCTTCCGCCGCGGCAATGGCCGAGCCCGGATCCTGGGCCAGGGCATTCCCGGCCAAAAGGAAGGAAAAAAGACACGCAACCCACATGCGCTTCATGGCTTACCTCCACCCCAGCTCTTTGAGGAACTCCTCCGCTGGGATTTCCCGCAAGGGAATTACCGACCGGGTGGTGAGCCCCG
It encodes the following:
- a CDS encoding protein kinase domain-containing protein translates to MSRVLLVDDDPELLASLQELLQTAGFEVIATTSGQDALRFVEELPPDAAVLDVVMPGSSGFDLLRQLRAHPQTAHIPILFVSGLSSGRDRIRGLSAGADDYLVKPFEPEELVLRLSKLLARHEAERRASGEPYQLEEALAHIERTLASGGSVRGILLGRYQLDAVLGEGGHGLVFRAFDRTLLRPVAIKMLHMAQEGESPSELRSSLLREAVLAARLSHPHIVAVYDFQETRRAAFIVMELVEGVGLDRYIMAKGALSPEETIVIGLAVAQALACAHGQRLIHRDLKPGNVLLGRDGAIKVSDFGIATFLSTQARGPGEIFGTPGFLAPECVRGQPYDEKGDLFALGVTLYLCLTGQHPFSVGNIVKTLERTLTHEPPPPSEAKPEVPAELSQLVMRLLAKDRAKRPASAGEVASLFERWVREKKLRWIPDLGALERAAARPSGLFRSSVFPSQKEAPNPQGP
- a CDS encoding amino acid permease → MRLAELFRTKPLEQVLAEPTAASGQLKRALGPWDLVAIGIGCIIGVGIFVLPGVEAATHAGPGIILSFAIAAAACACAALCYAELAAMIPVSGSAYTYGYATLGELPAWIIGWDLILEYMVGASLVAIGWSAYLVNLLNNLLAPWNMTLPQTWTAAPWGPNPGVFNLPAAAIVLLLTWLLIRGIKESAQVNLTIVIVKLAVILVFIALAAGHVDPKNWKPFAPFGFSGIVTAAAIVFLAYVGFDAVSTTAEEAKNPQRDMPIGILGSLGVSTLLYMAVAAIMTGVVPYHQLNVADPVALVLNHLGMPWASALVSVGALAGITSVLLVLLLGQPRILFAMSRDGLLPEAFSRVHPRFQTPHITTLTTGLIVATASALTPIGVVAELCSIGTLFAFAIVSGGVLVLRWTRPEIPRPFRVPLFPVIPALGVILCLYLMVSLPGVTWLRFLGWLVLGLVVYTAFGRKRSLLNRH
- a CDS encoding AAA family ATPase; the encoded protein is MKRMWVACLFSFLLAGNALAQDPGSAIAAAEAAKSRFESLLADPQMERLFAAAPALRKARQQADAKLALAYDTLSLARSPWDRAAAREHAIAARIAFEKLEAELRRRWEKAQAILAEQDQIRREEAEARALRAETRTLAEKAKELLARPAPSDPEVLETRGAVGRALKAYEQLSADASPDAVRLVRDMLAQANRSLERLLSAPPSPEAHPAPEKLQRAVAAFLAGDYQRTVDLLAIPELGDPEATRIAYLLRGAAYFSLWVESGEKDQTLYQQALTDVRECQKLGGAPAAKGFSPRFLALFR